One window of Leptotrichia sp. oral taxon 498 genomic DNA carries:
- a CDS encoding polysaccharide deacetylase family protein, whose translation MKKGIAIIGIIAACAGFAYSGWHILGTTSKLVKNHSLNSNIKKLEKEKSKKEKVLDELTKKNEELTAKYEQMKKDGKIKIVHLTFDDGPSNNTEKILEILKRNNIKATFFVIGHNQNKYKEIIDAGHAIGLHSYTHDYKYIYANEHNFFEDLYRLRDAVKAKTGKDVRITRFPGGSSNAIASKALKQQIITRMAREGYIYHDWNCDSTDASGNGVPVQKLIKYGICTNHPEIDVLMHDTNVKGTTVQALQTIIDGYRKAGYSFEVITPSSMKIQHVKQPELKDLKK comes from the coding sequence ATGAAAAAAGGAATAGCAATAATTGGAATAATTGCTGCCTGTGCTGGATTTGCATACTCAGGTTGGCATATTTTAGGAACAACATCTAAATTAGTAAAAAATCATAGTTTGAACAGCAACATTAAAAAATTAGAAAAAGAAAAAAGTAAAAAAGAAAAAGTTTTGGATGAATTGACTAAAAAGAATGAAGAACTTACAGCAAAATACGAACAAATGAAAAAAGATGGAAAAATAAAAATAGTTCATTTGACTTTCGACGACGGTCCTTCAAATAATACTGAGAAAATTTTGGAAATATTAAAAAGAAATAACATAAAAGCAACTTTTTTTGTGATAGGACATAACCAAAATAAATATAAGGAAATAATAGACGCAGGGCATGCAATAGGACTTCACAGTTATACACATGATTACAAATATATTTATGCAAATGAACACAATTTCTTTGAAGATTTGTATAGATTACGGGATGCTGTAAAAGCTAAAACTGGAAAAGATGTTAGAATTACAAGATTCCCTGGAGGTTCTAGCAATGCAATTGCATCAAAAGCCTTGAAACAACAAATTATCACTAGAATGGCAAGAGAAGGGTATATTTATCACGATTGGAACTGTGATTCAACAGATGCTAGTGGAAATGGAGTACCTGTACAAAAATTAATTAAATATGGAATTTGTACTAATCACCCAGAAATTGATGTTTTGATGCACGACACAAATGTTAAAGGAACAACTGTTCAAGCATTGCAAACTATTATTGATGGATATAGAAAAGCAGGATACAGTTTTGAAGTAATTACACCTAGCAGCATGAAAATTCAGCATGTAAAACAACCTGAATTAAAAGATTTGAAAAAATAA
- a CDS encoding septal ring lytic transglycosylase RlpA family protein, with the protein MKKIITMLSVLSLSISLTAKENTIQKQENNSQNIIFIRKEMMKKADSLDFNVSKSDNKSVMTIKKEDLNNFTSYQNGMASFYSKSLNGSKTSSGERHRSSEMMAAHKSLPFGTKVKVTNLNNGKSVIVRINDRGPFVRGRVIDLSYAAFSQIESPGKGVTKVELQVLK; encoded by the coding sequence ATGAAAAAAATAATTACAATGCTATCAGTTTTGTCATTATCTATCTCATTAACAGCAAAAGAAAATACAATACAAAAGCAAGAAAATAATAGTCAAAATATAATTTTTATAAGAAAAGAAATGATGAAAAAAGCCGACAGTTTAGATTTTAATGTTTCAAAAAGTGATAACAAATCAGTTATGACAATAAAAAAAGAAGATTTAAATAACTTTACTAGCTATCAAAATGGAATGGCTTCTTTTTACAGCAAAAGCTTAAATGGAAGTAAAACTTCGAGTGGAGAACGACATAGATCGAGTGAAATGATGGCCGCTCATAAAAGTTTGCCATTTGGAACAAAAGTAAAAGTAACAAATTTGAACAACGGTAAATCTGTCATTGTGAGAATTAATGATAGAGGACCGTTTGTAAGAGGAAGAGTTATTGATTTAAGCTATGCTGCTTTCTCACAAATAGAAAGTCCTGGAAAAGGTGTAACAAAAGTGGAATTACAAGTATTAAAATAG
- the fabG gene encoding 3-oxoacyl-ACP reductase FabG encodes MLQGKIALITGGSRGIGKEIALKYAQNGATVISGDLIDPDYSHENISHIKLNVTDRENIKEVAKELKEKYGRLDILVNNAGITRDSLLQRMKEADWDLVVDINLKGVYNVMQGFVSLLLKSKASSVINMASVVGIDGNTGQTNYAATKGGVIAMAKTWAKEFGRKNLRANAIAPGFIKTDMTHVLPEKIVETVLANTPLRKMGDAQDVANAALFLASDASKFITGQVLRIDGGLNL; translated from the coding sequence GTGTTACAAGGAAAAATAGCATTAATTACAGGTGGTTCAAGAGGAATCGGGAAAGAAATCGCACTAAAATATGCCCAAAATGGTGCGACAGTTATCTCAGGAGATTTAATTGATCCAGATTATAGTCACGAAAATATCTCTCATATAAAATTAAATGTAACAGATAGAGAAAATATCAAAGAAGTTGCAAAAGAATTAAAAGAAAAATACGGGAGATTGGATATTTTGGTAAATAACGCTGGAATTACAAGAGATTCGTTACTTCAAAGAATGAAAGAGGCAGATTGGGATTTAGTTGTTGACATCAATTTAAAAGGTGTTTACAACGTGATGCAAGGATTTGTTTCACTACTTTTAAAAAGTAAAGCGTCAAGTGTTATAAATATGGCTTCTGTAGTTGGAATTGATGGAAATACGGGGCAAACTAATTATGCTGCAACAAAAGGTGGAGTTATAGCGATGGCTAAAACTTGGGCTAAAGAATTTGGAAGAAAAAATTTGAGAGCAAATGCAATTGCGCCTGGATTTATTAAAACAGATATGACACATGTTTTACCTGAAAAAATTGTAGAAACTGTTTTAGCTAACACTCCGTTAAGAAAAATGGGAGATGCTCAAGATGTGGCAAATGCAGCGTTGTTCTTAGCAAGTGATGCTTCTAAGTTCATAACAGGACAAGTTTTAAGAATTGACGGAGGTTTAAATTTATAA
- a CDS encoding ribonuclease H family protein, with protein sequence MSKVYAYYLVNSDTSGILENWEKCQKVISKQNARYKSFNNIKEAQEWLNAGAKYEKKEKKKISQNDIDCSAIYFDAGTGRGKGVEVRLTDYKGSPLLYKILPKEKINEHGNYYVAKHRTNNYGELVGLYAALVYAKKYEIKKIFGDSLLVLNYWSKGHYNASNLEFETIKLIKKVTLMREKFENQNGIIEKISGDINPADLGFHK encoded by the coding sequence ATGTCAAAAGTATATGCTTATTATTTAGTAAATAGTGATACAAGCGGAATTTTAGAAAATTGGGAGAAATGTCAAAAGGTCATTTCAAAGCAAAATGCGAGATACAAGTCTTTTAATAATATTAAAGAAGCACAGGAATGGCTAAATGCTGGAGCAAAATATGAAAAAAAAGAAAAAAAGAAAATTTCCCAAAACGACATAGATTGCTCGGCAATTTATTTTGATGCCGGGACAGGAAGAGGAAAGGGCGTCGAAGTGAGACTTACTGATTATAAGGGAAGTCCACTATTGTATAAAATTTTGCCTAAAGAAAAGATTAACGAACATGGGAATTATTATGTTGCAAAACATAGAACAAATAATTATGGAGAATTAGTTGGTCTCTATGCAGCATTAGTCTATGCAAAAAAATATGAAATAAAGAAAATTTTTGGAGATAGCTTGCTTGTACTTAATTATTGGTCCAAAGGACATTATAACGCAAGCAATCTTGAATTTGAAACAATAAAATTAATAAAAAAAGTTACTCTGATGAGGGAAAAATTTGAAAATCAAAATGGAATTATTGAGAAAATCTCAGGAGATATAAATCCTGCAGATTTGGGATTTCATAAATGA
- the rho gene encoding transcription termination factor Rho, giving the protein MIKDILSKNVTTLKKMAKEYKIEGFSGMAKSDLINAILIKKGEEKGKTYGFGKLDIMNGSTYGFLRNTSVGPDVYVSISQIKRFYLRNEDIVFGELRIPIGTEKNYGILKVLLVNGDLPEKSLERPFFDDLIPSYPDEKLNLGSGEVSSRIIDLISPIGKGQRGLIVAPPKAGKTVLLSTLANDIIKYNPEIDVWILLIDERPEEVTDIKENVKEAEVYSATFDEDPRIHTQVTENVLEMAKREVERGKDILILMDSLTRLARSYNITIPSSGKLISGGIDPNALYYPKRFLGAARNIKNGGSLTIIATALIETGSRMDEVIFEEFKGTGNMEIILSRTLEQLRIFPAIDVLKSGTRREELLIPKKNLEKIWALRRELSGMSEVEGMKKLIELTKLYKNNDELLENLVLKK; this is encoded by the coding sequence ATGATAAAAGATATTCTTTCAAAAAATGTTACCACTTTGAAAAAAATGGCAAAAGAATATAAAATTGAAGGATTTTCTGGGATGGCAAAATCTGACTTGATAAATGCTATTCTTATAAAAAAAGGCGAAGAAAAAGGAAAAACTTACGGTTTTGGAAAACTTGATATTATGAATGGTTCAACTTATGGATTTTTACGAAATACTTCTGTTGGACCTGATGTCTATGTTTCAATTTCCCAAATTAAAAGATTTTATTTGAGAAATGAAGATATTGTGTTTGGAGAGCTTAGAATACCGATTGGAACAGAAAAAAATTACGGAATTTTAAAAGTGCTTCTGGTAAACGGAGATTTGCCTGAAAAATCACTAGAAAGACCATTTTTTGACGATTTGATCCCATCTTATCCTGATGAAAAATTAAATCTTGGCTCAGGTGAAGTTTCTTCAAGAATAATCGATTTAATTTCTCCAATTGGAAAAGGACAGAGAGGACTTATCGTAGCTCCGCCAAAAGCTGGAAAAACTGTACTTTTATCAACACTTGCAAATGATATTATAAAATATAATCCTGAAATTGACGTTTGGATTTTATTAATTGACGAGCGGCCAGAAGAAGTTACAGATATAAAAGAAAATGTGAAAGAAGCCGAAGTTTATTCAGCGACATTTGACGAAGATCCGAGAATCCACACGCAAGTTACTGAAAATGTGCTAGAAATGGCAAAAAGGGAAGTTGAGCGGGGAAAAGACATCTTAATTTTAATGGATAGCTTGACACGGCTTGCAAGATCTTACAACATCACAATTCCATCAAGTGGAAAATTGATTTCAGGTGGAATTGACCCAAATGCACTTTATTATCCAAAAAGATTTTTAGGAGCTGCAAGAAATATTAAAAATGGTGGAAGTCTTACAATTATCGCAACTGCACTTATTGAAACTGGAAGCAGAATGGACGAAGTTATTTTTGAAGAATTTAAAGGTACTGGAAATATGGAAATTATTTTGAGTCGAACTCTTGAGCAACTTAGAATTTTTCCAGCAATAGATGTGCTAAAAAGTGGAACAAGAAGAGAAGAACTATTAATCCCTAAAAAAAATTTGGAAAAAATTTGGGCTCTTAGAAGAGAGCTTAGTGGGATGTCTGAAGTTGAAGGAATGAAAAAATTAATCGAATTGACAAAATTATACAAAAATAACGATGAATTGCTTGAAAATTTGGTATTGAAAAAATAA
- the miaB gene encoding tRNA (N6-isopentenyl adenosine(37)-C2)-methylthiotransferase MiaB: MNVNESAKMTQMLKKMGYEMTEDIEDSDLVFLNTCTVREGAATKVYGKLGDLKRIKEEKSGNMIIGVTGCLAQEVRDEFIKRTPYVDLVLGNQNIGRIPDIIERIEKGEETHIVMVDDEDELPTRVDADFGDDIVASISITYGCNNYCTFCIVPYVRGMERSVPINEVVRDVEQYTKKGYKEILFLGQNVNSYGSDLADKSDNFAELLKKSAAVEGDFWIKYVSPHPKDFSDDVIDAIAKNSKIARMLHLPLQSGSTKILDAMNRGYTKEEYIKLAKKIKEKIPDIGLTTDIIVGFPGETDEDFQDTMDVVNEVGFENAYMFMYSKRTGTPAATMENQVDEKVKNERLQKLIRLQNMKAREESQKYLGQTIKVLVEGPSRKNPEMLTGRTSTHKVVLFKNNGKNLKGKFVNIKINDAKTWTLYGELVEE; the protein is encoded by the coding sequence ATGAATGTAAATGAAAGTGCGAAAATGACGCAGATGTTAAAAAAAATGGGTTATGAAATGACTGAGGATATTGAAGATTCAGATTTGGTATTTCTTAATACTTGTACGGTAAGAGAAGGTGCTGCAACAAAAGTTTATGGGAAATTAGGGGATTTGAAAAGAATTAAAGAAGAAAAATCTGGAAATATGATAATCGGTGTTACAGGGTGTCTTGCACAAGAAGTGAGAGATGAATTTATAAAAAGAACACCTTATGTCGATTTGGTTTTGGGAAATCAGAATATTGGAAGAATTCCTGATATTATTGAAAGAATTGAAAAAGGTGAAGAAACTCATATAGTTATGGTTGACGATGAAGACGAACTTCCTACCAGAGTTGACGCTGATTTTGGAGATGACATAGTTGCATCAATTTCAATAACCTATGGATGTAATAATTACTGTACTTTTTGTATAGTTCCGTATGTGCGTGGAATGGAGCGTTCTGTGCCAATTAATGAAGTTGTAAGAGATGTTGAGCAATATACGAAAAAAGGTTATAAAGAAATATTGTTTTTGGGGCAGAATGTAAATTCTTATGGAAGTGATTTGGCTGATAAAAGTGATAATTTTGCTGAATTGCTAAAGAAAAGTGCCGCAGTTGAAGGAGATTTCTGGATAAAATATGTGTCGCCACATCCAAAAGACTTTAGTGATGATGTGATTGATGCAATAGCAAAAAATTCTAAAATAGCTAGAATGTTACATCTGCCACTTCAATCTGGTTCAACAAAGATTTTAGATGCGATGAATCGTGGTTACACAAAAGAAGAATATATAAAACTTGCAAAAAAAATTAAAGAGAAAATACCTGATATTGGTTTGACAACAGATATTATCGTTGGATTTCCTGGAGAAACTGATGAAGATTTTCAAGATACAATGGATGTTGTAAATGAAGTTGGATTTGAAAATGCATATATGTTTATGTATTCTAAAAGAACTGGAACTCCGGCGGCTACAATGGAAAATCAAGTTGATGAAAAAGTTAAAAATGAAAGATTGCAAAAACTTATTAGACTTCAAAATATGAAAGCTAGAGAAGAAAGTCAAAAATATTTGGGACAAACGATAAAAGTTTTGGTTGAAGGACCTAGTCGAAAAAATCCTGAAATGCTAACTGGAAGAACTTCAACTCATAAAGTTGTTTTATTTAAAAATAATGGAAAAAATTTAAAAGGTAAATTTGTAAATATTAAAATTAATGATGCAAAAACTTGGACATTATACGGAGAGTTGGTGGAAGAATAA
- the cobU gene encoding bifunctional adenosylcobinamide kinase/adenosylcobinamide-phosphate guanylyltransferase, translating to MAIIYVTGGAKSGKSKFAEDLLLSLNDGKQKNVYLATSVVFDEEMQKKVELHKARRKDNWITVECYKNFSQSLEEVMNENKKNNMLVDCLTNMISNIIFENEEIDWEKPEKNQLEKCDKNVEKEVQNLFEIFKNFKNVVIVSNEVGMGLVPVYPLGRYFREIAGKMNQFVAEKADEAYFVVSGISMKIK from the coding sequence ATGGCAATAATTTACGTGACAGGTGGAGCAAAAAGTGGGAAAAGTAAATTTGCGGAAGATTTACTTTTATCTTTGAATGATGGAAAGCAAAAAAATGTGTATCTTGCAACTTCGGTTGTCTTTGATGAAGAAATGCAAAAAAAAGTTGAATTGCATAAAGCGAGAAGAAAAGATAATTGGATTACAGTTGAATGTTATAAAAATTTTTCGCAAAGTTTGGAAGAAGTAATGAATGAAAATAAAAAAAATAATATGCTTGTAGATTGTTTGACGAATATGATAAGCAATATTATTTTTGAAAATGAAGAAATAGATTGGGAAAAACCTGAAAAAAATCAATTGGAAAAATGTGATAAAAATGTGGAAAAGGAAGTTCAAAATTTGTTTGAAATTTTTAAAAATTTTAAAAATGTTGTAATTGTGTCAAATGAAGTGGGAATGGGCCTTGTTCCCGTTTATCCGCTTGGAAGATATTTTCGTGAAATTGCTGGAAAAATGAATCAGTTTGTTGCAGAAAAAGCTGATGAAGCGTATTTTGTAGTTTCGGGAATTTCGATGAAAATAAAGTAA
- the cobJ gene encoding precorrin-3B C(17)-methyltransferase, translating to MNKNGKIYVVGIGPGKKGDMTFRAYEAMEKSDVIVGYKTYTDLVKEYYPDKEIVSSSMMKEVDRCTDVLKMAKDGKNVALISSGDAGVYGMAGIMLEIADDKIEVEVIPGVTATNAAAAITGAPVMHDYVTISLSNLLTDWELIKKRLELAAQGDFVVSIYNPKSRGRVTQIEEAQKIMLKYKPKMTPVAIVRNARRENEEYVVTTLEEMTKHEIDMLTIVIIGNSNTYVKNGKIITPRGYSKKYEY from the coding sequence ATGAATAAAAATGGGAAAATTTATGTAGTAGGAATTGGACCTGGGAAAAAAGGAGATATGACATTTAGAGCATATGAAGCGATGGAAAAAAGTGATGTTATTGTTGGATATAAAACTTATACGGATTTGGTAAAAGAATATTATCCTGATAAAGAAATAGTGAGTTCTTCGATGATGAAAGAAGTTGACAGATGTACAGATGTTTTGAAGATGGCAAAAGATGGGAAAAATGTGGCTCTTATCAGTAGTGGAGATGCTGGAGTTTATGGAATGGCTGGAATTATGTTAGAAATTGCGGATGACAAAATAGAAGTCGAAGTAATACCAGGAGTTACAGCTACAAATGCGGCTGCTGCAATAACGGGAGCTCCTGTTATGCACGATTATGTGACAATTAGCCTAAGTAATTTACTTACAGACTGGGAACTTATCAAAAAAAGATTGGAACTTGCGGCACAAGGGGATTTTGTTGTAAGTATCTATAATCCGAAAAGTCGAGGGAGAGTTACACAAATTGAGGAAGCGCAAAAGATTATGCTAAAGTATAAGCCAAAAATGACTCCAGTTGCGATAGTTAGAAATGCGAGAAGAGAAAATGAAGAATATGTTGTGACGACTTTAGAAGAGATGACAAAACATGAAATAGATATGCTCACAATTGTGATAATTGGAAATTCAAATACTTATGTGAAAAATGGGAAGATTATAACTCCAAGAGGATATAGCAAAAAGTATGAATATTAA